One Hyla sarda isolate aHylSar1 chromosome 11, aHylSar1.hap1, whole genome shotgun sequence genomic window carries:
- the NHLH1 gene encoding helix-loop-helix protein 1, whose product MMLNSEQTEIPAHSETESVFSDCGGGGGLNDAGGISLCGETRICEASDAVKRELQHLSREERRRRRRATAKYRTAHATRERIRVEAFNLAFAELRKLLPTLPPDKKLSKIEILRLAICYISYLNHVLDV is encoded by the coding sequence ATGATGTTGAACTCCGAACAGACAGAAATCCCAGCTCATTCAGAGACTGAGTCCGTGTTTAGCGATTGTGGAGGTGGCGGAGGACTAAATGACGCAGGTGGCATCAGTTTATGTGGAGAAACGCGGATTTGCGAAGCCAGCGACGCAGTAAAACGAGAGCTTCAGCACTTAAGTCGAGAAGAGAGGCGAAGACGGAGGAGAGCGACGGCTAAATATCGTACTGCACACGCTACACGGGAACGCATACGGGTGGAAGCATTTAACTTGGCCTTCGCAGAGTTGAGGAAGCTTCTGCCGACTCTTCCCCCCGACAAGAAACTGTCAAAAATTGAGATTCTCCGACTAGCTATCTGCTACATCTCCTATCTCAACCATGTTCTAGATGTGTGA